Sequence from the Victivallis lenta genome:
TCGCTTTTTAGGACAGCTGATTTACAACAAAGGGGGGCTACTTTTGAGAATTGGTGTGAAATAGATGAAAATGAGGGGGCGTAATCAGAAAATTACGCCATTTTGAAAATTGTTAGGACAGGTGTGAGGTAATCATAGGAATCTTATCCGCAGGTTAGGGGGGAGTTTGTAAATTCTACAGGAGTCACGTAATGGGGCTTATCTATGGCAGCTTGATTTTTGTACATTCAAATAAAGTTTCTGCTCTCGGTCAGGTTATCTCAAAAGCAAACCAGAGAGGAAATATTTACCTTTTTCAAGTCTTGCCAATTGAAAGAAACAAAGCCCATTTGCAGCCATAAAATTGTCATGGAAAAGCGATTGATAGAGATTCCCTTTATAACGACCCAAATGGCATAGTTGCCGCGTTACAAATAACGCATGTTTTTGAAAAAACGTTCGATGTTTAAAAATGCAACAGAGAACTAAAACTAAAGCCGCGGCGGAAGTGCGAAAATGATTTCGCCGTTTCCGAGGAATTCGCATTCCATCAGAGCATAAGGCAGAAAGAACGCATCTCCGCGATGCAGTTCCAGTATGCCATCGGCGGTTTTGAGCTGAAGATCTCCGGCGGTTATGACTCCAGCACGATGCATTTTTTCGCGGTTGAAGAAACGGTAACTTGTGGAACATTGCAGTTTCTGCACTTCAAAGTAACAGGCCAGCGAATAAGGAATCAGACGGGAGAGCGAAGCGTCAATTGCTTCCGGCTCCGGCGAACAGCGTTTCCGCAGTTCCGCTTCGGTTTCATTTGCAAAAATAAAACTTTTGAGCGCCTCCTCTGGATCGGCATTGCTCCAACGTTCCGACTCAGAAAGACGCTGTTTCCCGCAGAAAAATTCCGGTTGTACTACAAGGTCACTCGGTTCCATCACTTCGATGATCGTACAACCGCACCCGATGGCGTGGGGTGTACCGCCCGGTACGATGAAGCAGTCGCCCGGTTTAACCGTGAGCTTGTGGAGCATTTCTTTGCCGGTCGGAAAATCGCCGTGACGCGCTTCATCGAGGAACGTTTCCTTATCGAGTTTGTCATTGAATCCCAAGAGCAAATAGGGCGTTTCGCCATTCACCTCACGGGTGGCGACGACATACCACGCTTCGGTCTTGCCAAATTTCGAGTTGAAATAGCGCTCGGCATCCG
This genomic interval carries:
- a CDS encoding class I mannose-6-phosphate isomerase; the protein is MNAVKFSPNRVWRVYQGGSGIDALRRAETQCDGSFPEDWIASTSKANNPQYPAENQGLSKIITADGSEQFFHEYLAADPVNTLGEAHFAKHGANAVLLMKILDAAERLPIQVHPTVPDAERYFNSKFGKTEAWYVVATREVNGETPYLLLGFNDKLDKETFLDEARHGDFPTGKEMLHKLTVKPGDCFIVPGGTPHAIGCGCTIIEVMEPSDLVVQPEFFCGKQRLSESERWSNADPEEALKSFIFANETEAELRKRCSPEPEAIDASLSRLIPYSLACYFEVQKLQCSTSYRFFNREKMHRAGVITAGDLQLKTADGILELHRGDAFFLPYALMECEFLGNGEIIFALPPRL